In one Streptomyces sp. NBC_01288 genomic region, the following are encoded:
- a CDS encoding LGFP repeat-containing protein, with translation MLSTKRRLAGVVLGSLLALGGTAAVPAAAQTPARAACSVPVNESHINQRWNVLGGASGWLGCPTSGTRDVYLNNVYAGKRQYFTYGTATWSPRQGSNMVVAAWEDRGYAYFNWSTTAPEHSYDRFLVRWTSASDPGGTQREFGGGTSGRIRVLERNTGAYVFTVEGCDVGTFGHTCRQGWTLKASTPN, from the coding sequence ATGCTGTCAACGAAGCGGCGCCTGGCGGGCGTTGTCCTGGGCTCCCTGCTCGCGCTCGGCGGGACGGCGGCGGTGCCGGCCGCCGCGCAGACACCGGCACGGGCCGCGTGCTCCGTCCCGGTCAACGAGTCCCACATCAACCAGCGTTGGAACGTGCTCGGCGGAGCCTCCGGCTGGCTGGGCTGCCCGACCAGCGGCACCCGGGACGTCTACCTGAACAACGTGTACGCCGGGAAGCGCCAGTACTTCACCTACGGCACCGCCACCTGGTCACCGCGCCAGGGCTCGAACATGGTCGTCGCAGCGTGGGAGGACCGCGGCTACGCCTACTTCAACTGGAGCACGACGGCCCCGGAGCACAGCTACGACAGGTTCCTGGTCCGCTGGACGAGCGCCTCCGACCCCGGGGGCACCCAGCGCGAGTTCGGCGGCGGGACGTCCGGCCGGATCCGCGTGCTGGAGCGGAACACCGGCGCCTACGTCTTCACCGTCGAGGGCTGCGACGTCGGCACCTTCGGCCACACCTGCCGGCAGGGCTGGACGCTGAAGGCGAGCACGCCCAACTGA
- a CDS encoding acyl-CoA dehydrogenase yields the protein MDFAFDAHTEELRAKLLAFMDEYVYPAEPVAEEQRAQLASPWDTPAVVGELKAEARRQGLWNLFLPDAEYGAGLTNLQYAPLAEITGRSPHLAPTALNCAAPDTGNMEVLYQFADEQQKKQWLEPLLAGEIRSAFAMTEPEVASSDATNITTLIERDGDDYVITGRKWYISGAMNPDCKIFIVMGKTDPDGADIRRQQSMILVPRDTPGVTVKRAMQVFGYEDHSHGGHAEVVFDHARVPATNLIGEEGGGFAIAQARLGPGRIHHCMRLIGMAERAIELMCQRAVSRVAFGKALAQQGVVHNWIADARVAVEQLRLLVLKTAWMMDTVGNKGAHTEIQAIKIATPRTVVGILDRAIQLHGAGGVSQDFPLAELYASARTLMLADGPDEVHQRSLARRELKKYL from the coding sequence ATGGACTTCGCGTTCGACGCACACACCGAGGAACTGCGCGCCAAGCTCCTGGCCTTCATGGACGAGTACGTCTACCCGGCCGAGCCCGTAGCCGAGGAGCAGCGCGCCCAGCTCGCGTCCCCCTGGGACACCCCGGCCGTCGTAGGGGAGTTGAAGGCCGAGGCACGCAGGCAGGGCCTGTGGAACCTCTTCCTCCCCGATGCCGAGTACGGCGCCGGGCTCACCAACCTCCAGTACGCCCCCCTCGCCGAAATCACCGGCCGTTCCCCGCACCTGGCGCCCACCGCGCTGAACTGCGCGGCGCCGGACACCGGCAACATGGAGGTGCTGTACCAGTTCGCCGACGAGCAGCAGAAGAAGCAGTGGCTGGAGCCGCTGCTGGCCGGTGAGATCCGCTCGGCGTTCGCGATGACCGAGCCGGAGGTCGCCTCCTCGGACGCCACGAACATCACCACACTCATCGAACGCGACGGCGACGACTACGTCATCACGGGCCGCAAGTGGTACATCTCCGGGGCGATGAACCCCGATTGCAAGATCTTCATCGTGATGGGCAAGACGGACCCGGACGGCGCGGACATCCGCCGCCAGCAGTCCATGATCCTGGTCCCCCGCGACACCCCGGGCGTCACGGTCAAGCGCGCGATGCAGGTCTTCGGCTACGAGGACCACTCCCACGGCGGCCACGCCGAGGTCGTCTTCGACCACGCGCGCGTGCCGGCGACGAACCTGATCGGCGAGGAGGGCGGCGGCTTCGCCATCGCCCAGGCGCGGCTCGGCCCGGGCCGCATCCACCACTGCATGCGGCTGATCGGCATGGCCGAGCGGGCCATCGAGCTGATGTGCCAACGCGCCGTCTCCCGCGTCGCGTTCGGCAAGGCGCTGGCCCAACAGGGCGTCGTCCACAACTGGATCGCGGACGCGCGGGTCGCCGTGGAGCAACTGCGGCTGCTGGTCCTGAAGACGGCCTGGATGATGGACACGGTCGGCAACAAGGGTGCCCACACGGAGATCCAGGCCATCAAGATCGCCACCCCGCGCACGGTCGTCGGCATCCTCGACCGCGCGATCCAGCTGCACGGCGCCGGCGGTGTGAGCCAGGACTTCCCGCTGGCCGAGCTGTACGCGAGCGCCCGCACCCTGATGCTGGCCGACGGCCCGGACGAGGTGCACCAACGGTCGCTGGCGCGCCGGGAGTTGAAGAAGTACCTGTAG
- a CDS encoding DUF202 domain-containing protein, translating into MTRPPTPDRDPGLQPERTRLAWRRTTLSSTVAAVLAAKASLHNGVHVEGVIVCALCCTLWLAFLAVAHHRIRTLAAAGTPPPLAPRHASAAVLCTVALAVCAAVLVY; encoded by the coding sequence ATGACCCGCCCCCCGACCCCGGACCGCGACCCGGGCCTCCAGCCCGAACGCACCCGCCTGGCCTGGCGCCGCACGACCCTGTCCAGCACGGTAGCCGCCGTACTCGCCGCGAAAGCCTCGCTGCACAACGGCGTACACGTCGAGGGCGTCATCGTCTGCGCCCTGTGCTGCACCCTGTGGCTCGCCTTCCTGGCCGTGGCCCACCACCGCATCCGCACCCTCGCGGCAGCCGGCACTCCCCCGCCCCTGGCCCCGCGCCACGCCAGCGCGGCGGTGCTGTGCACGGTGGCGCTGGCGGTGTGTGCGGCGGTGCTTGTGTATTGA
- a CDS encoding APC family permease encodes MTTGSSSTSSATSDSGGISTFRGQERALRADRLGTGGLLLSVLAATAPLMVVAGVMPTTFAVMGIEGQPLLFVLLGVVLVLFSVGYAEMSRHVHNAGAFYAYISRGLGGTAGAAAALVALVAYNALQVGIYGIFGFEVSGLFSTYADLQIAWWIPALVAVLAVGALGWLKIDVNARVLGVLLIIEVALVVIFDIAAVADPAKEGLSLHAFNPDTLSGAGVGTALCFCIAAFLGFEQAPVYAEETSRPHILVPRVMFLAVGGVAVFFALSCWALTVATGPSQVVGVSQKQSAGLLFYLTESRLGGTFTDVLHVLFVTGMFAAMLSFHNVVARYAFAMGREGLLPSAFGRTTGSSGAPGTGSLLQTAVSAVIVIAFAVADDKPTGDPTAPVLHLFTWFGNIGALGVILLMAAASLSVIVFFARRGSAGAQAWRLVTSAISGIALVVIAVYTVKDFDVLVGAGPGSSLSWLLPGIIGLALLVGLAQGLFLRSRNPEAHARIGLGNEAFQLEKAAGEAS; translated from the coding sequence ATGACGACGGGCAGTTCCAGTACGAGCAGCGCCACCTCGGACAGCGGCGGCATCAGCACGTTCAGGGGGCAGGAGCGCGCCCTGCGCGCCGACCGCCTCGGCACCGGAGGGCTGCTGCTCTCCGTGCTCGCCGCGACCGCGCCCCTCATGGTGGTCGCGGGTGTCATGCCCACCACATTCGCGGTGATGGGCATCGAGGGGCAGCCGCTGCTCTTCGTCCTCCTCGGTGTCGTCCTCGTCCTCTTCAGCGTCGGCTACGCCGAGATGAGCCGGCACGTCCACAACGCGGGCGCCTTCTACGCCTACATCTCCCGCGGCCTCGGCGGCACCGCCGGCGCGGCCGCGGCCCTGGTGGCGCTCGTCGCGTACAACGCCCTCCAGGTCGGCATCTACGGCATCTTCGGCTTCGAGGTCTCCGGACTGTTCTCCACCTACGCCGACCTCCAAATCGCCTGGTGGATACCGGCGTTGGTGGCCGTGCTCGCCGTCGGCGCGCTCGGCTGGCTGAAGATCGACGTCAACGCGCGCGTGCTCGGCGTCCTGCTGATCATCGAGGTCGCGCTCGTCGTCATCTTCGACATCGCGGCCGTCGCCGACCCGGCCAAGGAGGGCCTGTCCCTGCACGCCTTCAACCCGGACACCCTCAGCGGCGCCGGTGTCGGCACCGCCCTGTGCTTCTGCATCGCCGCCTTCCTCGGCTTCGAACAGGCCCCGGTGTACGCAGAGGAGACCAGCCGCCCGCACATCCTGGTGCCGCGCGTGATGTTCCTCGCCGTGGGTGGCGTCGCCGTGTTCTTCGCGCTCAGCTGCTGGGCGCTCACCGTCGCGACCGGGCCCTCCCAGGTCGTCGGCGTCTCCCAGAAGCAGAGCGCCGGACTGCTCTTCTACCTCACCGAATCCCGGCTCGGCGGCACCTTCACCGACGTGCTCCACGTCCTGTTCGTCACCGGCATGTTCGCGGCCATGCTCAGCTTCCACAACGTCGTCGCCCGCTACGCCTTCGCCATGGGCCGCGAGGGCCTGCTGCCGTCCGCGTTCGGCCGTACGACGGGCTCCAGCGGCGCTCCCGGCACCGGCTCGCTGCTCCAGACCGCCGTCTCCGCGGTGATCGTGATCGCCTTCGCGGTCGCCGACGACAAGCCCACCGGCGATCCCACCGCACCCGTCCTGCACCTGTTCACCTGGTTCGGCAACATCGGCGCGCTCGGCGTGATCCTGCTGATGGCCGCCGCCTCCCTCTCGGTGATCGTCTTCTTCGCCCGCCGCGGCTCCGCCGGCGCGCAGGCCTGGCGGCTGGTCACCTCCGCGATCTCCGGCATCGCGCTCGTCGTCATCGCCGTCTACACGGTCAAGGACTTCGACGTCCTGGTCGGCGCGGGCCCCGGCTCGTCCCTGAGCTGGCTCCTGCCCGGCATCATCGGCCTCGCGCTGCTCGTCGGCCTGGCCCAGGGCCTGTTCCTGCGCTCCCGCAACCCCGAGGCGCACGCCCGCATCGGGCTCGGCAACGAGGCGTTCCAGCTGGAGAAGGCGGCGGGGGAGGCGTCGTAG
- a CDS encoding molybdopterin-dependent oxidoreductase — protein sequence MKSEQPESEGAEKAEGRPLGRRVLLGTLGLGALGVVTAPALQNAMEGFLGAVSGKDPTGLTGLLPNGGGFRYYSVTASVPDKNAENYRLTIDGLVDKPTSYTLADLRALPQTRLVKDVQCVTGWRVPGTPFEGVRLSRLLDAAGVRATAGAVRFTCFDGAYTESLTIEQARRSDILVALRMQDKPLSHDHGGPVRLYVAPMYFYKSAKWLSGITVTEHVKPGYWEDRGYDVDAWVGKSNGRDDDPTT from the coding sequence GTGAAATCTGAACAACCCGAGTCCGAGGGTGCGGAGAAGGCGGAGGGCCGGCCGCTCGGCCGCCGGGTCCTCCTGGGCACCCTCGGCCTGGGCGCCCTCGGCGTCGTCACCGCGCCCGCGCTCCAGAACGCCATGGAGGGCTTCCTCGGTGCCGTGTCCGGCAAGGACCCCACCGGGCTGACCGGACTGCTCCCGAACGGCGGCGGCTTCCGCTACTACTCGGTCACCGCGTCCGTGCCGGACAAGAACGCCGAGAACTACCGGCTGACCATCGACGGCCTGGTCGACAAGCCGACGTCCTACACCCTCGCCGACCTGCGCGCCCTGCCGCAGACCCGGCTGGTCAAGGACGTCCAGTGCGTCACCGGCTGGCGGGTCCCCGGGACCCCCTTCGAGGGGGTGCGCCTGTCCCGGCTCCTGGACGCGGCGGGAGTGCGTGCAACGGCCGGGGCGGTGCGCTTCACCTGCTTCGACGGCGCCTACACGGAGAGCCTCACCATCGAGCAGGCCCGGCGCTCGGACATCCTGGTCGCGCTGCGCATGCAGGACAAGCCCCTGAGCCACGACCACGGCGGCCCGGTCCGCCTCTATGTGGCCCCCATGTACTTCTACAAGTCCGCCAAGTGGCTCTCCGGCATCACGGTCACGGAGCATGTGAAGCCCGGCTACTGGGAGGACCGGGGCTACGACGTCGACGCCTGGGTCGGCAAGTCGAACGGACGCGACGATGACCCTACGACCTGA
- a CDS encoding cytochrome b/b6 domain-containing protein, with translation MTLRPETHAPRTEPSARVRRFGRTERWVHRTTALLMGICVATAACLYIPTFAELVGRRELVVRIHELAGVALPVPVLFGLFSRGFRVNLGFLNRFGPHDRVWLRGVLMRDKRRSARPAGKFNAGQKVYANWIAGATLVMLGTGLMMWFTHLTPIMWRTSATFVHDWLALTIGIVLGGHIGMALGDPEARAGLRTGSVSREWAKREHPLWKP, from the coding sequence ATGACCCTACGACCTGAAACCCACGCCCCCCGGACGGAACCGTCGGCCCGCGTCCGCCGCTTCGGCCGCACCGAGCGCTGGGTGCACCGGACCACGGCGTTGCTGATGGGCATCTGCGTGGCCACGGCGGCCTGCCTGTACATCCCGACGTTCGCCGAGTTGGTCGGCCGCCGTGAACTCGTGGTCCGCATCCACGAGTTGGCCGGAGTGGCGCTCCCCGTCCCTGTCCTCTTCGGTCTGTTCTCCCGCGGCTTCCGCGTCAACCTCGGCTTCCTCAACCGCTTCGGCCCGCACGACCGCGTCTGGCTGCGCGGTGTCCTGATGCGCGACAAACGCCGATCGGCGCGCCCGGCGGGCAAGTTCAACGCCGGCCAGAAGGTGTACGCCAACTGGATCGCCGGCGCCACCCTGGTGATGCTCGGCACGGGCCTGATGATGTGGTTCACCCACCTCACCCCGATCATGTGGCGCACCAGCGCGACCTTCGTCCACGACTGGCTCGCCCTGACGATCGGCATCGTCCTCGGCGGCCACATCGGCATGGCGCTGGGCGACCCGGAGGCCAGGGCGGGCCTGCGCACGGGCTCGGTGAGCAGGGAGTGGGCGAAGCGGGAGCATCCGCTGTGGAAGCCGTAG
- a CDS encoding NUDIX hydrolase gives MNPADEILDIVDENDQVTGQSPRGEAYAQGLRHRAVFIQTRDAAGRVFVHRRTPTKLVFPSLYDMFVGGVVGAGESYDDAALREAEEELGVSGLPRPTFLFKFLYDDGAGQTWWSAVYEVRCELPVSPQVEEVAWHDFLEEGEIERRLNDWEWVPDGVAAYARLKAHREDRRETAG, from the coding sequence ATGAACCCAGCTGACGAGATCCTCGACATCGTCGACGAGAACGACCAGGTCACCGGCCAGTCCCCCCGCGGCGAGGCATACGCACAGGGTCTCCGCCACCGCGCGGTCTTCATCCAGACCCGCGACGCGGCGGGCCGCGTCTTCGTCCACCGCCGCACCCCGACCAAACTCGTCTTCCCCTCCCTCTACGACATGTTCGTCGGCGGAGTGGTGGGCGCGGGCGAGTCCTACGACGACGCGGCACTCCGCGAGGCCGAGGAGGAACTAGGGGTATCGGGCTTGCCCCGCCCCACGTTCCTCTTCAAGTTCCTGTACGACGACGGCGCGGGGCAGACCTGGTGGTCGGCGGTGTACGAGGTGCGCTGCGAACTCCCGGTCAGCCCGCAGGTCGAGGAGGTCGCCTGGCACGACTTCCTGGAGGAGGGGGAGATCGAGCGGCGGCTGAACGACTGGGAGTGGGTGCCGGACGGCGTGGCGGCCTACGCCCGGCTCAAGGCGCACCGGGAAGACCGGAGAGAAACGGCCGGATAG
- a CDS encoding sensor histidine kinase, which produces MDDRDGRTPLRTAAAYALLGLAALQVAVGAVALAAAGVSTADVIRYDMVVDLAVGLAYPVCGTVIALHRPRNPIGWLLIAYGLGHAFTGLSIGLAVQGLRLGWSPELLHALTTIGRHTWIAGSSTAFVLVFFLFPDGRLPDRRWRWALVAQLLSSPLDFAIWARDDWGLYRGTPAQPSYLPVPDGWMPALRDIETAKACLVLAAVFAVMFVRYRRGNEQDRRRLLWLFAGMLPLALSVALQITGFPAVYTSCCTLFLPTAIMIAVVREELLDIRLVVSRSLLYGALTVGVAITYVGLVTSVQALLNPDPALLGPALIAVTLAAAFEPARRLLQRTVDHALYGDRHDPVRAVSRIGERLAGTGVGAVPEAVGEALRLPYVCVESKSGVTDGSWGEPGERIHAIPLDYDGRTVGALVIGLRPGEQQPATPDLAVLELLAVPLAAALHATDLTRQLQHSRERIVAAREEERRRLRRDLHDGLGPTLAGAAFQADAVRNLLTFDPDRAAALLTELRSEVGGAVAEVRRLVDGLRPPDLDQLGLLGALRERAVRLSWRADGTPIEVRVRAPERLPALPAAVEVAAYRIAIEALTNAARHARASHVDLHIEIGEGLRLEVCDDGSPVDEETAWTPGVGITSMQERAAELGGRCVAGQGRVVATLPLGEAM; this is translated from the coding sequence ATGGACGACCGCGACGGGCGCACACCGCTACGCACGGCGGCGGCGTACGCGCTGCTGGGGCTGGCGGCACTCCAAGTGGCCGTCGGGGCGGTCGCGTTGGCGGCTGCCGGGGTCTCCACGGCGGACGTGATCCGCTACGACATGGTCGTCGACCTGGCGGTCGGTCTCGCCTACCCGGTGTGCGGCACGGTGATCGCGCTGCACCGGCCGCGCAATCCCATCGGCTGGCTGCTGATCGCGTACGGTCTTGGCCACGCGTTCACGGGTCTGTCGATCGGGCTGGCCGTGCAGGGGCTACGGCTGGGCTGGTCCCCCGAGTTGCTGCACGCGCTCACCACCATCGGCCGCCACACCTGGATCGCCGGCAGCTCCACGGCGTTCGTCCTCGTGTTCTTCCTGTTCCCCGACGGACGGCTGCCCGACCGCCGCTGGCGCTGGGCCCTGGTCGCCCAACTCCTGTCCTCCCCGCTCGACTTCGCCATCTGGGCACGGGACGACTGGGGGCTGTACCGGGGGACGCCGGCCCAACCGTCCTACCTCCCGGTGCCGGACGGCTGGATGCCCGCGTTGCGCGACATCGAGACCGCCAAGGCCTGTCTGGTGCTGGCAGCCGTGTTCGCGGTCATGTTCGTCCGCTACCGGCGCGGCAACGAACAGGACCGCCGCCGACTCCTGTGGCTGTTCGCGGGAATGCTGCCGCTGGCACTGAGCGTGGCCCTCCAGATCACGGGCTTCCCGGCGGTCTACACCTCGTGCTGCACCCTGTTCCTGCCGACCGCCATCATGATCGCCGTGGTCCGCGAGGAGTTGCTCGACATCCGCCTCGTCGTCTCCCGCAGCCTGCTCTACGGCGCGCTCACGGTCGGCGTGGCCATCACCTACGTCGGCCTCGTCACCTCGGTCCAGGCCCTCCTCAACCCCGACCCCGCGCTGCTCGGCCCGGCGCTGATCGCGGTCACCCTCGCCGCCGCCTTCGAACCCGCCCGCCGCCTCCTCCAACGCACCGTCGACCACGCCCTGTACGGCGACCGGCACGACCCGGTGCGCGCGGTCTCCCGCATCGGCGAACGGCTGGCCGGTACCGGCGTCGGCGCGGTCCCGGAGGCGGTGGGCGAGGCGCTGCGGCTGCCGTACGTGTGCGTGGAGTCGAAGTCCGGGGTGACGGACGGGAGTTGGGGCGAGCCGGGCGAACGCATCCACGCCATACCGCTCGACTACGACGGCCGCACGGTCGGCGCGCTGGTGATCGGCCTGCGCCCCGGCGAACAGCAGCCCGCCACCCCGGACTTGGCGGTCCTGGAGCTGCTCGCCGTACCGCTGGCCGCCGCACTGCACGCCACCGACCTCACCCGCCAGCTCCAGCACTCCCGCGAACGGATCGTCGCCGCACGCGAGGAGGAACGCCGCCGGCTCCGCCGTGATCTGCACGACGGGCTCGGACCCACCCTCGCCGGAGCCGCCTTCCAGGCGGACGCCGTACGCAATCTGCTGACCTTCGATCCCGACCGGGCGGCGGCGCTGCTCACCGAGCTGCGGTCCGAGGTCGGGGGCGCGGTCGCGGAGGTGCGCCGGCTGGTGGATGGTCTACGGCCGCCGGATCTGGACCAGTTGGGGCTGCTGGGCGCGTTGCGGGAGCGTGCGGTGCGGTTGTCCTGGCGGGCGGACGGCACCCCGATCGAGGTGCGGGTCCGGGCGCCGGAGCGGCTGCCCGCACTGCCCGCCGCCGTAGAGGTGGCCGCGTACCGCATCGCGATCGAGGCGCTGACCAACGCGGCCCGGCACGCCCGGGCCTCCCATGTGGACCTGCACATCGAGATCGGCGAGGGGCTGCGTCTGGAGGTGTGCGACGACGGTTCGCCGGTGGACGAGGAGACCGCGTGGACGCCGGGCGTGGGCATCACGTCGATGCAGGAGCGCGCGGCGGAGCTGGGCGGCCGGTGTGTGGCGGGGCAGGGGCGGGTGGTGGCGACGCTGCCGTTGGGGGAGGCGATGTGA
- a CDS encoding DMT family transporter gives MSLLVLMLAVSAACCLGFGFVLQQNVAQQAPLSDFLSPRLLLDLMRVPRWLGGIGLMIAGMVLGAIALGKGEVSLVEPLLATNLLFALALSRKQTRQPLGRQGWAGLALLAGGVTTFIVAGEPRSGTPVTDPFRHWLIIGAMVGLALLLTTYAKRSRLSSGPVLLALAAGLLYGVQDALTRVSGQRFTEGGLTELLTGWQPYGVLALGVTGLVLVQSAFETAPLRMSLPALTAAQPLAGIICGVGFLGDRLRADTGALAWEAVGLAGIVVGILLLGMHPAMPRGTTRPKPAPALQPH, from the coding sequence GTGTCCCTTCTGGTTCTGATGCTCGCCGTGAGTGCGGCCTGTTGCCTCGGCTTCGGGTTCGTGCTCCAGCAGAACGTGGCCCAGCAGGCACCCCTGAGCGACTTCCTCTCCCCGAGACTGCTCCTCGACCTGATGCGGGTGCCGCGCTGGCTCGGCGGCATCGGCCTGATGATCGCGGGCATGGTGCTCGGCGCGATCGCGCTCGGCAAGGGCGAGGTCTCCCTCGTGGAACCCCTCCTCGCGACGAACCTCCTCTTCGCGCTCGCCCTCTCCCGCAAGCAGACCAGGCAGCCCCTGGGCCGTCAGGGCTGGGCGGGCCTGGCGCTCCTCGCGGGCGGCGTCACGACCTTCATCGTCGCGGGCGAACCACGCAGCGGAACCCCGGTCACCGACCCCTTCCGCCACTGGCTGATCATCGGCGCGATGGTGGGCCTGGCCCTCCTCCTCACGACGTACGCCAAACGCTCCCGCCTCAGCTCGGGCCCGGTCCTCCTGGCCCTGGCGGCCGGCCTCCTCTACGGCGTCCAGGACGCGCTCACCCGGGTCAGCGGCCAGCGCTTCACCGAGGGCGGCCTCACCGAACTCCTCACGGGCTGGCAGCCGTACGGCGTGCTCGCGCTCGGCGTGACCGGCCTGGTCCTCGTACAGAGCGCGTTCGAGACCGCTCCCCTGCGCATGTCCCTGCCCGCCCTCACCGCGGCCCAGCCCCTCGCCGGGATCATCTGCGGGGTGGGCTTCCTGGGCGACCGACTGCGCGCCGACACGGGCGCGCTGGCCTGGGAGGCGGTGGGCCTCGCCGGAATCGTCGTAGGCATCCTGCTCCTCGGCATGCACCCGGCGATGCCACGCGGCACGACGAGGCCGAAGCCCGCACCGGCCCTCCAGCCGCACTGA
- a CDS encoding YidH family protein, whose product MIDFARNVRLWFEPRQISEEGATPDYRFSLANERTFLAWLRTALALIGGGFAVDQFLPHLRWAWRAGLALALLAAGVLCSLRAVNHWVRCERAMRRGEDLPVSRFPALLSIAVAIVALAMVVVVLAGWAG is encoded by the coding sequence GTGATCGATTTTGCACGGAACGTCCGGCTGTGGTTCGAGCCCCGGCAGATCAGCGAGGAGGGCGCGACACCCGACTACCGTTTCTCGCTGGCCAACGAACGCACCTTCCTGGCCTGGCTGCGCACCGCCCTCGCGCTGATCGGCGGGGGCTTCGCGGTGGACCAGTTCCTGCCGCACCTGCGCTGGGCCTGGCGAGCCGGTCTCGCCCTGGCGCTGCTCGCGGCGGGCGTCCTGTGCTCCCTCCGCGCGGTCAACCACTGGGTGCGCTGCGAGCGGGCGATGCGCCGGGGCGAGGATCTGCCGGTGTCCCGTTTCCCGGCACTGCTGAGCATCGCCGTGGCGATCGTGGCCCTGGCGATGGTCGTCGTGGTCCTGGCCGGCTGGGCCGGATGA
- a CDS encoding phosphotransferase family protein → MSPDHPPGLDLDRLRGLLDRERPGLVTGALSGRLIEGGRSNLTYAVTDSTTKWVVRRPPLGHVLATAHDMKREHRVISALHPTNVPVPRPILLCEDDEVLGAPFYVMEFVEGTPYRTADDLVPLGPERTRGAVLELVDTLVELHAVDPAEVGLADFGRPEGFLDRQLRRWGKQLDASRNRDLAGVEELHAALGHRLPTSPAPAVVHGDYRLDNVLIGEDDKIKAILDWEMSTLGDPLTDLGLLVMYSIPLDLPNSPISTTASAPGHPTPAELIERYAARSGRDVSSVAWYTAFAWFKLAVILEGIHYRYTLGQTVGRGFDRIGELVPVFIEHGLTTLQEG, encoded by the coding sequence ATGAGCCCCGACCACCCGCCCGGACTCGATCTCGACCGGCTGCGCGGTCTGCTCGACCGCGAGCGGCCCGGTCTGGTGACCGGCGCCCTGTCCGGCCGGCTGATCGAGGGCGGACGGTCGAACCTCACCTACGCGGTCACGGACTCCACCACGAAGTGGGTCGTACGACGTCCCCCGCTCGGCCATGTACTGGCCACCGCGCACGACATGAAGCGCGAGCACCGCGTGATCAGCGCCCTGCACCCGACGAACGTGCCGGTGCCGAGACCCATCCTGCTGTGCGAGGACGACGAGGTGCTCGGAGCGCCGTTCTACGTCATGGAGTTCGTCGAGGGCACCCCGTACCGCACGGCGGACGACCTCGTCCCGCTCGGCCCCGAGCGCACCCGGGGCGCGGTGCTCGAACTGGTCGACACCCTGGTCGAGTTGCACGCGGTGGACCCCGCGGAAGTGGGCCTCGCGGACTTCGGCCGCCCCGAGGGTTTCCTGGACCGCCAACTGCGGCGCTGGGGCAAGCAGTTGGACGCCTCCCGCAACCGTGACCTGGCAGGCGTCGAGGAGTTGCACGCGGCCCTCGGCCACCGCCTTCCCACCTCCCCCGCGCCGGCGGTCGTGCACGGCGACTACCGCCTGGACAACGTCCTGATCGGCGAGGACGACAAGATCAAGGCGATCCTCGACTGGGAGATGTCCACGCTCGGCGACCCGCTCACCGACCTGGGCCTCCTCGTCATGTACAGCATCCCGTTGGACCTCCCCAACTCCCCCATTTCCACGACCGCTTCGGCCCCCGGCCACCCCACTCCGGCCGAGCTGATCGAGCGGTACGCCGCGCGCTCGGGGCGCGACGTGTCGTCGGTCGCCTGGTACACGGCGTTCGCGTGGTTCAAGCTCGCCGTGATCCTGGAGGGCATCCACTACCGCTACACCCTGGGCCAGACGGTGGGCCGCGGCTTCGACCGCATCGGCGAGCTGGTTCCCGTCTTCATCGAGCACGGCCTGACCACCCTTCAGGAGGGCTGA